Sequence from the Mesorhizobium sp. PAMC28654 genome:
CAAGAGAATTTTGGGCAATGGGTTTGGATGAGTGCACAGGCATCTTGAATGACATCGGTCTATCGCGAAGCGAATTCGACGAAGCCATGCGGCTACCTTACGCTTCGCAAGACCTGCTTTCTTCCGCGATGCGTTCGATTGACATCGATCCTGACAGCTTTCAATCGCTGGAAGCCGCGCACCGTTTCATGTCACGCATCTGCATCACCTGCCAGCATCGCCGCCAGTGTCATGGCCACCTGGCCGCATTCGATTTCGAAAGTCACTATCAGGATTTCTGTCCCAACAATGTGAATTTCACGGACTTGCTGGCAGACGGACGCAGCCAGTCGATGGCCGGAAAGACCTGCTGAACGATCTCATGTGGATAGGATGTACCGAATGGTGACGATTAGCACGGAACCGACATTGCCGGCGGTCATTCGTCATCTTTTCCCACCTTTTGCCGGACTTCCCCTCGGGCCGTTGCTGACGCTATCATTGCGCTCGATGGCTAGGCGACAGCCCCGATTGTTCGACCGCCTGGGCGAACATCGAACAGCTTGCTATTTCATCGACCCGGTCGACCTCGCCTTCGCATTTACCGTCGTACCGGACGCAAAGCGTTCGATCGTTCGTGTCGTCAGGAAAAGTGAGGCTGCGACATCAAGCGTCCAGATCAGGGGGCCTATTCTGACACTATTGAGCCTGCTCGACGGCACGCTGGATGGCGATGCGCTCTTCTTCAGCCGGATCATCTCGATCAGCGGCCGCACGGAGGCGGTGCTCGCGTTGAGGAACACGATCGAGGATGCCGAGCTTAGCCCCGCGGACTTACTCGGCCTGCGTGGCTTCCTGGCTCGTCTGGCCGATACGGGCATTCTCGGCGCATTGAGCGTCGCACGCCAAATGGCCAATCGAAATTCCAGACGCGAGGCGCCAGAGGCATGACAAGCGGACGCATGGAACTTGTCTGCCCGGCCGGAACGCCCGCTACATTGAGGGCAGCCGTCCAGGCTGGCGCGGACGCAGTCTATTGCGGATTTCGCGACGAAACGAATGCCCGGAATTTCCCGGGACTCAACTTCTCCGGCGAAGAACTGGCCGAGGGCGTCCGCTTCGCGCATGACCACGGCAGCAAGGTTCTCGTCGCCATCAACACATTCGCGCGCGTCAACGATGTCGGCCTGTGGAAAAAGGCAGCGGATACCGCGGCCGAATGCGGCGCAAATGCCATCATCGCGGCGGACATAGCCGTCCTTGATCACGTCGCCAAGAACCATAAACAAATTCGTCTTCATCTGTCGGTACAGGCTGCGGCAGCAACGCCGGAAGCAATCGGATTCTACGCGAAAAGTTTCGGGGTTCGTCGCGTCGTGCTGCCGCGGGTCCTTTCGGTTCAGGAGATCGCGGCGCTCAACCGCGCGATCGACGTGGAGACGGAAGCATTCGTGTTCGGCGGCCTTTGCGTGATGATCGAAGGCCGATGCTATCTCTCTTCATACGCGACGGGAAAATCGCCAAATCTGAATGGCGTCTGTTCGCCACCCGAAATGGTGAGTTACGACGACGAGCCCAACGGCACGGCGGCACGGCTTGCAGGGTTCACGATCGACCGCTACGAGTCCGGCGAGCCAGTGGGCTACCCCACTTTGTGCAAGGGCAAATTCAAGGCCGGCGGCAAGACCTCCCATTTGTTCGAGGATCCCGTCAGCCTGAACGCCGGCGGGATGATTGCCGGGTTGAAAGCCGCCGGCGTAACCGCCTTGAAGATCGAAGGACGCCAGCGTGGCAAAGGTTACGTCACGGAAGTAGTCCGTGCCTTCCGGAAGGCCGTTGACGCCGTCGAGCAAGGCGGCGACGCGATCGAGATCGATCGGATTCTTGCTGGCCAGTCGGAAGGTTCCCGGCAGACGGCAGGAGCATACAGCAAGAAGTGGAGATAGGACCTTGTCCGGAATTGCGTTGACGCTTGGGCCGGTCTTCTTCCACTGGCCGCCCGACCGCCTCTCGGACTTCTATCGCAGGATAGCAGACGAGGCTCCGATCGACCGGGTCCATGTCGGCGAAGTCGTCTGCGGCAAGCGGATGCCGTTTTCCGACCCCGTATGGCCTGAGATCATAGAACGCCTCGAGCGTGCAGGAAAGGAAGTGGTGCTGTCCACGCTGGCGGCGCCGGCAACCGTTCGAGAACGCAGAAGCATAGCGGACCTCTGCATCGACGAGCGGCTGGTCGAGATCAACGACGTCACCGCCCTGCCGTCACGCTCCGGCAAGCCCTTCGTGACCGGTCCGTTCCTGAACGTCTATAATGAGGCTTCCGCGCGGTTCCTGATCCAGCGCGGTGCCAAAACGATATGCCCGCCCGTGGAATTGTCGCTCGCCGCTGTCGGCGCCATGGCCGGCGCATGTCCCGAGGCGGAATTCGAGATTTTCGTCTTCGGTCGGCTGCCGCTGGCAGTTTCCGGCCGATGCTATCACGCACGCATCCACGGCCTTCACAAGGATTCCTGCCAGTTTACCTGCGAAAGAGACCCGGATGGTCTTGCCATAGACACGCTCGACGACCAGCAATTCCTCGCGATCAATGGCGTGCAGACGCTCTCCAACCAGGTGCAGGCCTTCTGCCCCGCACCCGCGGATCTCACCTCCAAAGGTGTCCGGCGTATCCGTCTGTCTCCGCACACGTGCGACATGATCGAGGTGGCGAGGACCTATAGAGCGCTTGTCGACGGGGCGGAGGATCCCAAGGCTGCTCGCTTCATCCTCTCGTGCCTCGATCTGCCCGGCACGCTCGTCGATGGATACGCCCATGCCAAGCCCGGATGGCAAGCGACCGCTTCGATCTGAAGATGGATCTCGAACGGAAAAATGACCCAGATTGCGATCGTCACGGTATCGGATCGTGCAAGCCGAGGCGAGTATGAGGACCTCGGCGGGCCCGCCATCGAAAGTTGGCTTCGCAAGGTCGTGACATCGCCGTGCAACTTCATCCGTCGCATCGTCCCCGACGGACTGGAGAGCGTCCGCGACGTGCTTATCGAACTATGCGACAAGCGCGGTGTTGATCTGATCCTGACAACCGGAGGGACCGGTCCCTCCCCCAGGGATCTCACTCCCGAGGCCATGCAGCAGGTCATCACCAAGGAGCTTCCCGGTTTTGGCGAACTCATGCGGCAGGCCAGCTTGCGGCAGGTCCGCACCGCAATCCTTTCACGTCAGACCGCTGGAGTACGCGGCCGTTCGCTGATCATAAACCTGCCCGGTAAACCGGCTTCGATCGACGTGTGCCTGAACGCCGTCTTTCCTGCCGTGCCTTACTGTCTCGAACTGATCGGCGCCGGTTCGATTATCGCGGACCCGGCGATGCTAGAATGACCGCGCGGAAATGATCGCGCGGATATCGACGCACTGTCGTCCTTCCCCTCGACCAGCCCAATTCAAATGATCACACGTGTGCATTTGCGCTGCCGAGCTGACGTGTATATCGACTATCAAAAAATCAACTGCGGCGATCGCGGCAATAGCGACGAGCTCGCAACAGTACTTCCTCAGCGGTGACCGCATCGACAAATTCCACGCAGGCGACACGCCCCTCAGTCTTCTGATGGCATATGCGCTCGAGCAAGCCGACGCAGCTCGATCTATTTCCGATGATAATCCATTTCTTCTTGGCTTCGAGAAAACCAAGAACGTCTCCGAAGAAATCATCATCTCGACGTTGGCCGTTCTGGCCATCATGTGTGAGCCGCTTGTCACGAATTAATTCAGGTTCTCCAGTGACTGACAGCATTGCAGTATCTTCAAAAAGGAACACCTTTGCGGTTCGGAATTCCAGCCACACAACAGCGTGATCGGTTGACATGCCCTGCCCCAGCTATCCCGCGAGATACTCGGTGGTATTGGCGCTTGCTGCCGGCATTTGATGTCGGCCGGCGTTGATGTGAGTGGCCGAGGCGACCCCCGTCCCTCGCCGCCACCGCGCAGTGTGCGCCCGCTGGCGTGCCTGCCAGCCGAGTGCATCGGCCCCACGTATCAGACATTCTCTCCCGCGCGCATTGCCGACGTCCAACCCCTGCCAGGATTCAATCGCGTTAGGCCCGACGAGATTCCTCAGCCGCATCGCCACCTGCAAAGTGCTGCGGGACGTTGGGCTGATCATCAGCTGCCGCAGGAACAATCGCAGCCAGACGATTGCAGTCTGCTGATTTCGACGCGCCATATCTGGCCTCGCTCCAGGTACTCCCAGGAAAACAGGCCGGGATATCTGGCCTCGATCTGGTAGTGCAGGGGTCGAGGGTCGTGGTCATTGACTGTTCCCCGTCAGCACCTGTGTCCCAGATTTGAGGTTGTGAATTAAGGAGGGTTTTGATCTCGTCGTCACGACGAAGGAACCAAGATGAGCCCTAAATCCTCAAGTGCCAAGAAGCCTGCCGAGCAGGTGGTAAAGGACATTCGCCGGGCGACCCGGCGGCATTTTTCAGCGGAAGACAAGATCCGGATCGTGCTGGACGGGCTGCGCGGCGAAGACAGCATCGCCGAGCTGTGCCGCAAGGAAGGGATCGCGCAGAGCCTGTATTACACCTGGTCCAAGGAGTTCATGGAGGCCGGCAAGCGCCGATTGGCGGGTGATACCGCTCGTGCTGCCACCAGCGACGAGGTCAAGGATTTGCGCCGGGAGGCCGGCGCGCTGAAGGAATGCGTCGCTGATCTGACACTGGAAAACCGTCTGCTCAAAAAAAGCATGATCGCGGATGGGGACGAGCAAGAATGAGATATCCCGCATCCGAAAAGCTCGAGATCATCAGGATCGTCGAGCAGTCACACCTGCCAACCCGCAAAACGCTGGACCGACTGGGCATCCCGCGCCGGACCTTCTATCGCTGGTATGACCGTTATGTCGAGGGCGGGCCTGAGGCGCTGCAGGATCGGCCCTCGGCGCCGAGCCGGGTGTGGAACCGCATCCCGCCTGCCATCCATGACCAGATCATCGAACTGGCGCTGGAGCAGTCCGAGCTCTCCCCGCGCGAACTGGCAGTACGGTTCACCGACGAGACGCGCTACTTCGTGTCAGAAGCCAGCGTTTACCGGCTCCTCAAGGCCTACGATCTGATCACCAGCCCGGCCTATGTGGTGATCAAGGCGGCGAACGAGTTCCACACCAAGACGACGCGACCCAACGAGATGTGGCAGACGGACTTCACCTACTTCAAGATCATCGGCTGGGGCTGGATGTACCTGTCGACCGTGCTCGACGATTACTCCCGCTACATCATCGCCTGGAAACTGTGCAGCACCATGCGGGCCGAGGACGTCACCGACACGCTGGACATGGCACTTACTGCCTCAGGGTGCGACCAGGCCCATGTGCACCACAAGCCTCGGCTGCTCAGCGATAATGGCCCCAGCTACATCGCCGGCGAACTGGCGGACTATATCCAGGACCAACGCATGAGCCATGTCCGGGGCGCTCCAATGCATCCCCAGACCCAAGGCAAGATCGAGCGCTGGCACCAGACCCTCAAAAACCGAATCCTCTTGGAGAACTACTTTCTGCCCGGCGACCTTGAGGCCCAGATCGCAGCCTTCGTCGAACATTACAACCATCGACGCTACCACGAGAGCCTGGCCAACGTAACGCCAGCCGACGCCTACTTCGGCAGGGCCGCAGCCATTATCAAACAGCGAGAAAGGATCAAACGCCAAACCATCCAACATCGGCGCTTGCAGCACCGCAAGATCGCCGCTTAACATCAACCCCAAGATGAGGCCGACACTCCGCTAATCTGCGATCCAATCTGAGCCAAATGATCTGACGACGGACAGTCATTGACGATGATGAAGGAAGATCCCTCGGCCAGCGCGGCCGCCGCGCCGAAGATTTGCGGGTGGCGATCTACCGGAGGAATAGCCCGCACGTCGATCGAGAGCACCGTTGCGAGTTCTGTATCTGCCATGTCGATTGAGTTCCCGGCCGCTGAAAGATCGGAGCCTGGAGACGGCGGCTATCGTCGATCCCGGCGCGAAAATCTAGCCCGTGGTCAGCCAGCCTATTTGTCGAATCGCAAACAATTCCAAGAATCCTGAAGGCACAGGATAAGCGCCGTTCGTTGGCATTTCGCAAAGAACCGCGCGGACGAACGACTAGCTTAGAGGGCACCCACTCTGAGTAGGAAAGTTCCGTTGCAACCATCCGTTCTGAGAAAATATGGAGATGCCCGTCTCCCCCGCTATACCAGCTACCCGACGGCTCCGCGTTTCTCGCCCGCAGTGGGTCCTGGCACCTATGCGGACTGGCTGGCGAATCTTCCTCCAGGTGATCCAGTATCGCTTTATCTCCACATCCCCTTCTGCCGATCGATGTGCTGGTATTGTGGTTGCCACACCACGATCACCAAAAAGGACCAGCCTGTTCTCGATTATCTCGCTGTCTTGCGGGAGGAGATTCACCTGGTAGCGGATCATGTTTCCGGACGTCTTAGTATCGGTGAGGTGCATTTTGGAGGTGGCACGCCTACGATCCTGGAGCCGGCAGAGTTCGTGGCGCTCATGGATCTCCTGCGCCACCGGTTTGAATTCACCGAGGCTGCTGCGATCGCTATCGAGATCGATCCGCGCACTCTGACGTCCGATATGGCTCAAACTCTTGGGCAGGCGGGTGTAGGGCGCGCAAGCCTTGGTGTGCAAAGCTTCGACCCCTTGGTGCAGAAGGCGGTCAATCGTATCCAAAGTGAAGAGGTGACAGCTGAAGCGATGCATCATCTCCGCAGAAATGGCGTAGAGCGCATCAATTTTGACCTCATCTACGGTCTCCCCCACCAGACGGTGCGTTCATGCGTCGACACAGCGATCGCGGCAACGGCCATGCGACCGGACCGGTTCGCTGTTTTCGGCTACGCTCATGTTCCCTCGTTCAAAATGCACCAGCGTATGATCGACGAGACGGTTCTGCCGGACAGCATGGCCCGTAATGACCAAGCACATGCGATCGCCGATGTGCTCAAGGCCGCCGGCTATCGGCAAATCGGCCTTGATCACTTCGCTTTGCCGGCCGACGATCTCGTGCGGGCGCAGGAAGCCGGAACACTCCGGCGGAATTTTCAGGGTTATACGACTGATACTTGCCAAACGTTGATCGGTCTCGGCGCCTCGGCCATCGGCAGAACCGACAATGGCTACGTTCAGAACGAGGTTGCGCTCGGTCTCTACGCGCGGCACGTCGCTTGCGGTCGGCTGGCAACCTCGAAGGGTTATCGGCTCACCGCTGAAGACCGGGTGCGTGGCGCTATCATCGAGCGGCTGATGTGCGATTTCGAAGTCGATGTTCTGGAAATCTGCTCTCAATTCGCCTTCGATTCAGCTCGAATACTCGACACCGGTGGGCGCCTTCAGGCGCTGGCAAAGGACGGCGTGCTGGAGATGACGGAGGGCTTCATCCGGGTGCGCAGCGAGCATTCGTTTCTCATCCGTGCCGCTGCTTCTGCTTTCGACGCTTATCTGGAACAATCGCCGAGGATTCATGGCAGGGCCGCCTGAAACGCCATCGCTGTCCGTTTCCGTAGTCCCCGCTAGGGTTAATGTGCCACATGCGGGCGTCTGATGGCTTCGACGTCATCGAATCATTGAATCGCACCAACAATGTTGTCCCAACCCATCAAATCGAAGGCGGTCGACGGCGCATCAATCGTCGCAGCCTCCCGCGCGACGACGCTCAAACTCGCACAGCCGACCACGGCTGAGGTCCTTTGCCAATCAGCGAATTGAGCGCCGCGAGGACCTTCGCCTGCGGCTTGCGTACAAAGACAATCGGGTTTCTTGTGCTCGACAAACTTGATCCCGCGGACAATGCCCACAGGGATTCCGATCGGTTTGCCCGAATAGCCAACAGCGCTCGAGAATCGGAGTCGAGTTAGGCATATCCAATCGTTCGGGGTGCCGCGGAGATGGCGCTAGCGGCGGACGCCTTCGAATTCCGTATCGATCAGTACCCTACGGAGGCTTCCCGCGACATAGGTAGGCGCGGACCAGACAGCGAGGAATGCCAGGATCGAATGGAGATGCCCTCCGGCATCGACTTGCTTCTTCAGTTTCTCAGCATTTCCAAGGCTTCAAGTCCGCCAGCGGCCTTTGGCGCACATGTCGGGGGTTGTTGGACGAGAGTTCTTTGACGCAGCGCAAACAACTTCGAGGCAGTTGGCCTACTGTCAAAAAAATGGCATCGGAGGAGAGTCATGTCCCGTTTGAAGGCAGAGCCAGCGGCGGCTGTCAGGTCGATGGCCGAACTTATGGCGATCGCATTCGCTATGGAGACAGAATCTGCGGAAAAGTACGCAGAACTGGCGAAGCGAATGCGCGATAACGGTCAGGCGAGACTGGCGGAGGTTTTCGAGCGCTTAGTCAGGGAGGAAACAGGCCATATCGAAAACGTCGTTCGCTGGTCCCGAAAATCCGGCGGCAACGATCCGGATCTGAGGCAGCTCCGATGGACGCCAAAAGATGTCTTCGACGACGAGGATGCGGCCGTGATCTCGCCGGAACTTGTGGATGCTTACCATTCGTTCGCGATGGCAGTGAGAAATGAAGAGCGCGCTTTTGCCTTTTGGTCCTACGTCGCTGCGAATGCGACTTCAATGGAGGTCCGGTCCGCTTCCGAGGAGATGGCTAGCGAGGAACTGGAACATGCTCGTGTTCTGCGAATTGAACGCCGGCGCGCATTCTCTTCCCGTCGTGACGCCGAAGCGACATTTGTCACCTCTGGCGACCTAGCAAACATGGAAGAACAGATCGCGATCCGGCTGAACGCGTTTGCGGCTTTCAGAGGGAAACATGACAAGGCCGTGCTTAGCCGTCTGGCGACGGAGGCAGAAGACCTTGCAAAACAACTCACTGGCAGTCCGCTTGGACCGAGCAATTCAATTAGCAACCAATCGCCGGAATCCTTGGATGCACTCTGCGAACTCCTGGCTGAATCTTACCTCAATGCGGGGGAAAGCCTTCCATTTCAGGCCGACCGCGACCGAGCTCAAATCCTTGCAGCGACGGCCATCAAACGCTTGGCCACTTTGAGATATCTTGAGGAACGGCCGATAGAATCGCCGCACGATTAGTATCCAATTCCGACCTTCGTCATCGCGCTGTTCCAAGATCACAGGACTTTCGGATTCGCAGCCCTAGAGCACATCCAGCGATGAATCGATTGTGATGTGACACAGGCTTGCTCGGCTGATTCAACGTCCACTTTAATGAGGTGGATGATGGCAAGGGCACTCAGCGAGGACCTCCGGTCCCGGGTTTTGAAGGCATCCGACGATGGCATGTCTGCGCGACAGGCCGCGGCGCGGTTCGGCGTGGGGATATCGAGTGCGATCCGTTGGATCGCGCGCGCCAGGATCGGCGAGCGAACGCCTCGGCCACAGGGTTGGCGGCGCGGCTCCAGTCTGGATGCCCATGAAGCCTTCATTGTCGGGTTGATCGAGGCGCGCAAGGACATCACACTGGACGAGATGGTTGAACTGCTGGCCGTCGAGCGGTCAGCACGCATCGGTCGCAGTGCCTTGAGCGCCTGGCTTGGCAGGCGTGGCTGGACGTTCAAAAAAAGTCCGCACATGCACTGGAGCAGACCCGACCAGACGTCCTGAAGCGCCGCCGCGCCTGGTTCGACGGCCAGCTCGATCTCGATCCAGCCCGGCTCGTCTTCATTGATGAGACCGGACTGTCGACCAAGATAGCGCGGCTGCGGGGGCGCGCGCCACGCGGCGAGCGTTGCCGGGCTGGCGTGCCTCATGGCCACTGGAAGACCACCACTTTCACCGGCGCGCTGCGGCTGACCGGCATGACCGCGCCGTTCGTCTATGATGGCGCCATGAACGGCACCGTCTTCCGAGCTTATGTAGAGCAGGTCCTCGTCCCGACCCTGAAGCCGGGCGACATCGTCATCATGGACAACTTGCCGGCGCATAAGGCGGCAGGGGTGCGCGACGCGATCGAGCAGGCCGGCGCGACATTCAGCTTGTTGCCACCATACAGCCCCGACTTTAACCCGTGTATGGATGGCTCCTGCGGGTCAAGGGTATCGGATCGGGTTTGGTGAACAGGTCGGTTGCGGCCATGTATACGGCGTCTGAATGTGCAACGGGATCGCTGCGCGCCCTGATGAATATCCGCTTGGAGAACAGGTCCCACTCAATCGAGCGCGCTCGAGGCGCTTCGGATTAATCGGGGTGTCCTGATTCTTCGTCTCCGTTTGTTCGCCATCACCTCACTTTGCCCTGACCATTCCGAGAGCCTGTCAGACTGCCTGCGGCTCGTAACGCGATCCGTCCCTGAGGACAGCAAAGATTGTTCGTGCCATGCGATGCGCCAAAGCGATGGCGACGATCTTCGTCTTCTTTCGCATCAGCATGCTCGATAGCCAGTCCGAGCCCGGTTCGCGCTTGAGTCTGCATCTGAGCATGATCTGCGCCATGGCGCCCAGATACAGCAAGCGTCGGATATAACGATTGCCCATCTTCGAGATTCGGCCCACCCTTTGCTTGCCCCCGGTGGAGTGCGGCTTGGGAGTGAGGCCGAGCCAGGCGGCATAGTCCCTCGCGCAGCCGAAATTGTCGACATCCGGCGTCGTCGCCGCGATGATCGTCGCCGTCAGCATCCCCACACCTGGGATCGTGGCCAGACGCTGGCTTGTCTCGCTTTGCGCGTAGGTCTCTTCGATCTCGTCGGTCAGCCGTTCGATCCGTTTGTCCGTCTCGGCCAATTGATCGAAGAGCAAACCCACAGGCATCCGAGCTACTTCCGGCAGTTGATCCAGTTGCTCCTTCAGTCGATTGACGTTCTGCGCGCCCTTCGCCGCGATGACGCCGAACTCGGTCATGTGGGCTCGGATCGCATTGCCGATCTGCGTGCGCTGGCGAACCAGAAAGTCTCGCGTGCGGTGAAGAACCAGAACCGACGAGCAGGCTTCGCTCTTGATGGCGACAAACCGCATGGAGGGCCGCGTCACAGCCTCGCAGATGGCGGCCGCATCCGCAGCATCTGTCTTCCCGCGCTTCACGTACGGCTTCACATAGGACGGCGGCATCAGCCGGACGTCGTGCCCCATCTCCTGGAGCCTGCGCCCCCAGTCGTGAGAACCTGCGCAAGCCTCCATGCCGATTAGGCATCGTGGACGCTTCTGGAAAAACGCCAGCAACTGGCTGCGGCGAAGCTGACGGCGTACGAGAACCCGCCCGTTCC
This genomic interval carries:
- the ubiT gene encoding ubiquinone anaerobic biosynthesis accessory factor UbiT, with amino-acid sequence MARRQPRLFDRLGEHRTACYFIDPVDLAFAFTVVPDAKRSIVRVVRKSEAATSSVQIRGPILTLLSLLDGTLDGDALFFSRIISISGRTEAVLALRNTIEDAELSPADLLGLRGFLARLADTGILGALSVARQMANRNSRREAPEA
- the ubiU gene encoding ubiquinone anaerobic biosynthesis protein UbiU, which produces MTSGRMELVCPAGTPATLRAAVQAGADAVYCGFRDETNARNFPGLNFSGEELAEGVRFAHDHGSKVLVAINTFARVNDVGLWKKAADTAAECGANAIIAADIAVLDHVAKNHKQIRLHLSVQAAAATPEAIGFYAKSFGVRRVVLPRVLSVQEIAALNRAIDVETEAFVFGGLCVMIEGRCYLSSYATGKSPNLNGVCSPPEMVSYDDEPNGTAARLAGFTIDRYESGEPVGYPTLCKGKFKAGGKTSHLFEDPVSLNAGGMIAGLKAAGVTALKIEGRQRGKGYVTEVVRAFRKAVDAVEQGGDAIEIDRILAGQSEGSRQTAGAYSKKWR
- the ubiV gene encoding ubiquinone anaerobic biosynthesis protein UbiV; protein product: MSGIALTLGPVFFHWPPDRLSDFYRRIADEAPIDRVHVGEVVCGKRMPFSDPVWPEIIERLERAGKEVVLSTLAAPATVRERRSIADLCIDERLVEINDVTALPSRSGKPFVTGPFLNVYNEASARFLIQRGAKTICPPVELSLAAVGAMAGACPEAEFEIFVFGRLPLAVSGRCYHARIHGLHKDSCQFTCERDPDGLAIDTLDDQQFLAINGVQTLSNQVQAFCPAPADLTSKGVRRIRLSPHTCDMIEVARTYRALVDGAEDPKAARFILSCLDLPGTLVDGYAHAKPGWQATASI
- the mog gene encoding molybdopterin adenylyltransferase, translated to MTQIAIVTVSDRASRGEYEDLGGPAIESWLRKVVTSPCNFIRRIVPDGLESVRDVLIELCDKRGVDLILTTGGTGPSPRDLTPEAMQQVITKELPGFGELMRQASLRQVRTAILSRQTAGVRGRSLIINLPGKPASIDVCLNAVFPAVPYCLELIGAGSIIADPAMLE
- a CDS encoding IS3 family transposase (programmed frameshift) — its product is MSPKSSSAKKPAEQVVKDIRRATRRHFSAEDKIRIVLDGLRGEDSIAELCRKEGIAQSLYYTWSKEFMEAGKRRLAGDTARAATSDEVKDLRREAGALKECVADLTLENRLLKKKHDRGWGRARMRYPASEKLEIIRIVEQSHLPTRKTLDRLGIPRRTFYRWYDRYVEGGPEALQDRPSAPSRVWNRIPPAIHDQIIELALEQSELSPRELAVRFTDETRYFVSEASVYRLLKAYDLITSPAYVVIKAANEFHTKTTRPNEMWQTDFTYFKIIGWGWMYLSTVLDDYSRYIIAWKLCSTMRAEDVTDTLDMALTASGCDQAHVHHKPRLLSDNGPSYIAGELADYIQDQRMSHVRGAPMHPQTQGKIERWHQTLKNRILLENYFLPGDLEAQIAAFVEHYNHRRYHESLANVTPADAYFGRAAAIIKQRERIKRQTIQHRRLQHRKIAA
- a CDS encoding DUF2249 domain-containing protein; protein product: MADTELATVLSIDVRAIPPVDRHPQIFGAAAALAEGSSFIIVNDCPSSDHLAQIGSQISGVSASSWG
- the hemN gene encoding oxygen-independent coproporphyrinogen III oxidase, with the translated sequence MQPSVLRKYGDARLPRYTSYPTAPRFSPAVGPGTYADWLANLPPGDPVSLYLHIPFCRSMCWYCGCHTTITKKDQPVLDYLAVLREEIHLVADHVSGRLSIGEVHFGGGTPTILEPAEFVALMDLLRHRFEFTEAAAIAIEIDPRTLTSDMAQTLGQAGVGRASLGVQSFDPLVQKAVNRIQSEEVTAEAMHHLRRNGVERINFDLIYGLPHQTVRSCVDTAIAATAMRPDRFAVFGYAHVPSFKMHQRMIDETVLPDSMARNDQAHAIADVLKAAGYRQIGLDHFALPADDLVRAQEAGTLRRNFQGYTTDTCQTLIGLGASAIGRTDNGYVQNEVALGLYARHVACGRLATSKGYRLTAEDRVRGAIIERLMCDFEVDVLEICSQFAFDSARILDTGGRLQALAKDGVLEMTEGFIRVRSEHSFLIRAAASAFDAYLEQSPRIHGRAA
- a CDS encoding ferritin-like domain-containing protein gives rise to the protein MSRLKAEPAAAVRSMAELMAIAFAMETESAEKYAELAKRMRDNGQARLAEVFERLVREETGHIENVVRWSRKSGGNDPDLRQLRWTPKDVFDDEDAAVISPELVDAYHSFAMAVRNEERAFAFWSYVAANATSMEVRSASEEMASEELEHARVLRIERRRAFSSRRDAEATFVTSGDLANMEEQIAIRLNAFAAFRGKHDKAVLSRLATEAEDLAKQLTGSPLGPSNSISNQSPESLDALCELLAESYLNAGESLPFQADRDRAQILAATAIKRLATLRYLEERPIESPHD
- a CDS encoding transposase codes for the protein MSARQAAARFGVGISSAIRWIARARIGERTPRPQGWRRGSSLDAHEAFIVGLIEARKDITLDEMVELLAVERSARIGRSALSAWLGRRGWTFKKSPHMHWSRPDQTS
- a CDS encoding IS630 family transposase codes for the protein MDVQKKSAHALEQTRPDVLKRRRAWFDGQLDLDPARLVFIDETGLSTKIARLRGRAPRGERCRAGVPHGHWKTTTFTGALRLTGMTAPFVYDGAMNGTVFRAYVEQVLVPTLKPGDIVIMDNLPAHKAAGVRDAIEQAGATFSLLPPYSPDFNPCMDGSCGSRVSDRVW
- a CDS encoding IS110 family transposase, with protein sequence MSELATVGIDLAKSVFQIHGVDGNGRVLVRRQLRRSQLLAFFQKRPRCLIGMEACAGSHDWGRRLQEMGHDVRLMPPSYVKPYVKRGKTDAADAAAICEAVTRPSMRFVAIKSEACSSVLVLHRTRDFLVRQRTQIGNAIRAHMTEFGVIAAKGAQNVNRLKEQLDQLPEVARMPVGLLFDQLAETDKRIERLTDEIEETYAQSETSQRLATIPGVGMLTATIIAATTPDVDNFGCARDYAAWLGLTPKPHSTGGKQRVGRISKMGNRYIRRLLYLGAMAQIMLRCRLKREPGSDWLSSMLMRKKTKIVAIALAHRMARTIFAVLRDGSRYEPQAV